One window from the genome of Macaca fascicularis isolate 582-1 chromosome 7, T2T-MFA8v1.1 encodes:
- the LOC102133978 gene encoding dehydrogenase/reductase SDR family member 4 isoform X4 has protein sequence MDITEEVWDKTLDINVKAPALMTKAVVPEMEKRGGGSVVMVASIAAFSPSPGFTPYNVSKTALLGLTKTLAIELAPRNIRVNCLAPGLIKTSFSRMFWMDKEKEERMKETLQIRRLGEPEDCAGIVSFLCSEDASYITGETVVVGGGTPTRL, from the exons ACTCTGGACATTAATGTGAAGGCCCCAGCCCTGATGACAAAGGCAGTGGTGCCAGAAATGGAGAAACGAGG AGGCGGCTCAGTGGTGATGGTGGCCTCCATAGCAGCCTTCAGTCCATCTCCT GGCTTCACTCCTTACAATGTCAGTAAAACAGCTTTGCTGGGCCTCACCAAGACCCTGGCCATAGAACTGGCCCCAAGGAACATTAGGGTGAACTGCCTAGCACCTGGACTTATCAAGACCAGCTTCAGCAGGATG TTCTGGATGgacaaggaaaaagaggaaagaatgaaagaaaccCTGCAGATAAGAAG GTTAGGCGAGCCAGAGGATTGTGCTGGCATCGTGTCTTTCCTGTGCTCTGAAGATGCCAGCTACATCACTGGGGAGACAGTGGTGGTGGGTGGAGGAACCCCAACCCGCCTCTGA